One genomic segment of Acidobacteriota bacterium includes these proteins:
- a CDS encoding S8 family serine peptidase, producing MKSFTLRISLGAALLILLTVVGALPTRSDNSQSRINERSEDRAGKRHARPGVKPLAYRSPGAAHKLMLQADDSQLEQRLSSSRSTRKSKKYGAYSLVEVSNAELNSLSATTLERAHLRDDLNLVLLKRGQIDTTGPEPIIGNDLRQPETTSRALHLVQLFGPPTTETVGLLTATGAKVVGYVPNNAYLMWTTRSQRARLHALQQSADGSAIVQWDGPYHPAYKLDSHIKLDSVEQISASIQILDTPESNNTAALVNSLASKVLMPEFRASGAVNIKVLIESYKLRELAKSADVVAIGRWSPMKLMDERADQIVAGALAFDTVNNIQVSRPTGPGFQAFLNSVGFNSTFDFSIDIGDTGLDQGSADPARLHPDFLDAAGASRVAYLHDFTQDSHPGDPTILPTHDALGHGTINASILGGFSNKSGSAFADAQGFQYGLGTAPFARIGVSKLFPDSRSSSSFSYTQFIAEAYRAGARMSNDSWGACDSDFCNYYSDDAQVFDSLVRDADTIAPGNQSMTILFASGNEGDTNTTSVSIPGTAKNVITVGISENVRGTETDRCGLTALDADNAQDIVFFSGYGPVQDGRTKPDLVAPGSHMQGAASQDKLYAGNGVCDRYFPLGQTLYTWSSGTSHSTPVVTGAAALAFQWLRTTLGPEPSPALVKAFILNSTSYINGKFANDDLPGAHQGWGLLNIGRMFEPTNRIIYDESPSRTFTESGGAPFQTTGVIADTSKELRVMLVWTDPPGNSVTNAPYVNQLNLEVIVGGVVYNGNRFSGQYSTQGGQKDFTNNVQGVRLPAGLTGPFAIRVRPTVIAGDGVPGDFNPLDQDFALVVTNGLETAIPLLAIDSGGDVSAGVTIQHADGKTDASLFAGESAKITVTVRNQSQTTAADIQSGALSLASGNQSSSAFNAIAPGQTGTNETAFQIQVPSNLRCGSVANLQLQLDTTAGRFTLPVRAQVGRPSQPGGPAERLLFDDIDNGGVKWKKKGGFDFHQGPAHSGNMTYHAEDPGKERNDSQLSQLFMKKVVTIPDNAGQVRLSFFHIYNFEPGFDGGVLELSTDEGESWQDAGSLTLVGGYDGKVTAASNNPLGTRFAWTSRGKPGVFSQVVVDLSGFTGKRVKLRFLAGFDDSSGVLNGYTGWFIDDIQVSAVMYSCTQAQSESEPAAAAENQQSSRSVRRGIQRIE from the coding sequence ATGAAAAGCTTCACCCTGCGGATTTCGCTCGGAGCTGCGCTGCTTATTCTATTGACAGTCGTAGGAGCGTTGCCGACTCGATCGGATAACAGCCAATCGCGAATCAATGAGCGGTCCGAGGACCGCGCCGGCAAACGGCACGCCCGGCCGGGCGTGAAGCCGCTCGCGTATCGAAGCCCTGGCGCGGCTCACAAGCTAATGCTTCAGGCGGATGACTCGCAGCTCGAGCAGCGGCTGTCCTCTTCTCGCTCGACGCGCAAATCGAAAAAGTATGGCGCGTATTCGCTCGTCGAGGTGAGTAATGCAGAGCTTAACTCGCTGAGCGCGACCACGCTGGAGCGCGCGCATCTGAGGGACGACTTGAATCTGGTGTTGCTCAAACGAGGCCAGATCGACACGACGGGACCCGAGCCAATAATCGGAAATGATCTTCGCCAACCGGAGACCACCTCGCGAGCGCTTCATCTGGTCCAATTGTTTGGACCCCCGACAACTGAGACTGTAGGGCTGCTGACTGCAACCGGCGCAAAGGTTGTTGGATATGTTCCTAACAACGCTTATCTGATGTGGACGACACGGTCGCAGCGGGCGCGGCTACACGCGCTTCAGCAAAGTGCCGACGGCTCGGCCATCGTTCAGTGGGACGGGCCTTATCATCCCGCTTACAAGCTCGACTCGCACATCAAGCTTGATTCAGTCGAGCAGATATCCGCGTCGATCCAGATCCTCGACACGCCCGAGTCGAACAATACCGCCGCTCTGGTGAACTCGCTTGCGAGCAAAGTGCTGATGCCCGAGTTTCGCGCGTCGGGGGCTGTGAACATAAAAGTACTAATCGAATCGTACAAGCTAAGAGAACTAGCCAAGTCTGCGGATGTCGTGGCCATCGGGCGCTGGTCCCCGATGAAGCTTATGGACGAGCGCGCCGATCAGATAGTGGCGGGCGCGTTGGCATTCGACACGGTAAACAACATCCAGGTCAGTCGTCCTACCGGACCCGGCTTTCAGGCTTTCTTGAACTCGGTGGGATTCAACTCGACTTTCGACTTCTCGATCGACATAGGCGATACGGGCCTCGACCAGGGATCAGCGGATCCGGCCAGACTGCACCCGGATTTCCTGGATGCGGCCGGTGCGTCGCGGGTCGCTTACCTGCACGACTTCACCCAAGACTCTCACCCGGGCGATCCGACCATACTTCCGACGCACGATGCGTTGGGGCACGGGACGATCAATGCGTCAATATTAGGCGGCTTCAGCAACAAATCAGGCAGCGCTTTTGCTGATGCGCAGGGTTTCCAATATGGACTCGGCACAGCCCCGTTCGCGCGCATCGGTGTGTCCAAGCTCTTCCCCGACAGCAGGAGTTCCAGCTCGTTTTCTTACACGCAGTTCATTGCGGAGGCGTATCGCGCGGGCGCGCGCATGTCGAATGACAGTTGGGGCGCGTGCGACTCGGATTTCTGCAATTACTACTCAGACGATGCTCAGGTGTTCGACTCGCTCGTGCGTGACGCGGATACTATCGCGCCGGGGAATCAGAGCATGACGATTCTGTTTGCCTCCGGAAACGAAGGCGACACCAACACAACTTCGGTGTCAATCCCGGGAACGGCAAAGAACGTCATCACGGTTGGCATCAGCGAGAACGTGCGAGGGACTGAAACCGACAGGTGCGGCTTGACCGCCCTCGATGCCGATAACGCGCAGGACATCGTTTTCTTTTCGGGTTATGGGCCAGTGCAGGACGGCCGAACGAAACCTGACCTCGTAGCGCCCGGGTCGCACATGCAGGGGGCCGCCTCCCAAGACAAGCTCTATGCGGGTAACGGCGTCTGCGATCGCTATTTTCCATTGGGACAAACGCTGTACACCTGGTCGTCGGGGACAAGCCACTCAACCCCAGTTGTAACCGGCGCCGCCGCACTCGCCTTTCAGTGGCTGAGAACAACCCTCGGCCCCGAACCGAGTCCTGCGCTTGTAAAAGCCTTCATACTAAACTCGACCAGTTACATCAATGGAAAGTTTGCCAACGACGATCTGCCAGGCGCGCATCAGGGGTGGGGCCTGTTGAACATCGGCCGCATGTTTGAACCCACTAATCGCATTATCTACGACGAGTCGCCATCGAGAACGTTTACAGAGAGTGGCGGAGCGCCGTTCCAAACTACCGGCGTGATAGCTGACACGTCGAAAGAGTTGCGAGTCATGCTTGTATGGACCGATCCACCTGGCAATTCGGTGACGAACGCGCCTTATGTGAACCAGCTCAACCTGGAAGTGATCGTGGGCGGAGTTGTTTACAATGGAAACCGTTTCTCGGGACAGTATTCGACGCAAGGCGGTCAGAAGGACTTCACAAACAATGTGCAAGGGGTCAGGCTCCCGGCTGGGCTTACGGGGCCATTTGCCATTCGCGTGCGGCCGACGGTTATCGCCGGCGACGGAGTGCCCGGCGATTTTAATCCGCTCGATCAAGACTTCGCGCTCGTCGTGACCAACGGCCTCGAGACTGCGATTCCGCTGCTGGCCATCGACTCTGGCGGCGACGTATCGGCAGGGGTGACGATCCAGCACGCCGATGGAAAAACCGATGCCTCATTGTTTGCGGGTGAGTCGGCGAAAATCACAGTGACGGTCAGAAACCAATCACAGACCACTGCGGCGGATATTCAGAGCGGAGCGTTGTCGCTCGCTTCGGGCAATCAAAGCTCGTCCGCGTTCAACGCCATAGCACCGGGTCAAACGGGAACGAACGAGACGGCGTTTCAGATCCAGGTGCCGTCCAACCTTCGATGCGGATCGGTTGCCAATCTTCAACTGCAACTTGATACGACCGCCGGGCGCTTCACCCTGCCTGTTCGTGCGCAGGTCGGGCGGCCCAGTCAACCAGGCGGGCCGGCAGAAAGATTGCTGTTTGATGATATCGACAACGGCGGCGTGAAGTGGAAGAAGAAAGGCGGATTCGACTTCCATCAAGGACCCGCCCATAGCGGCAATATGACCTACCACGCCGAAGACCCCGGTAAAGAGCGCAACGATAGTCAGCTCTCTCAGCTTTTCATGAAGAAGGTCGTGACTATTCCGGACAATGCCGGCCAGGTGCGGCTGTCATTCTTCCACATCTACAATTTTGAACCGGGGTTTGACGGCGGCGTGCTCGAGCTCTCGACCGACGAGGGCGAAAGCTGGCAAGACGCTGGATCGCTGACACTGGTTGGCGGGTACGACGGAAAGGTGACCGCAGCTTCCAACAATCCGCTGGGCACTCGCTTCGCGTGGACCTCTCGTGGAAAGCCCGGAGTGTTCAGCCAGGTGGTCGTTGACTTGAGCGGGTTCACCGGCAAGCGAGTGAAGCTAAGGTTCCTGGCGGGCTTCGACGACTCCTCAGGAGTGCTGAACGGGTATACGGGCTGGTTCATCGATGACATTCAGGTCTCGGCGGTCATGTACTCCTGCACGCAGGCGCAATCTGAAAGTGAGCCGGCAGCCGCGGCAGAAAATCAGCAGAGTTCACGGTCTGTAAGACGCGGTATTCAGCGCATAGAGTAG